In Geobacillus kaustophilus, a genomic segment contains:
- a CDS encoding aldehyde dehydrogenase family protein codes for MRKAQLYINGTWIEEPRAAEPVKNPYTGEVIGEQQLATPEDVDRALACAFEAKKEIARIPSYERARILKRASMLLEERKETFARWISEELGKPLKNTLDEVSRSIETLEQSAEEAKRLFGETIPGDASARGTKAVAVTFRVPVGVVAAITPFNAPLNLICHKVGPAFAAGNAVVLKPAPQTPLIAAELLKLLLEAGLPPRAINMVLGGAEVGQQIVKDDRVNVISFTGGVVASRNICALAGMKKVLLELGGNAATIVHEDADLKRAAALCAKTGYSNSGQSCISVQRIYVHESVVGPFTELLKQEVEALKVGDPLLPDTDVGCMVDERAADRVMSWIDEAIASGATLVCGGKRRGATVEPTVLFNPPKRSKVVCEEVFGPVVSVIPYRTIDEAIAETNDSAFGLQAGLFTNRMDIVYQVAEALEVGGVVINGTSNFRLDHWPYGGVKNSGIGREGPRYAIEEMTEMKMIVWQFPQ; via the coding sequence ATGAGAAAAGCACAGCTGTATATTAACGGGACATGGATCGAAGAACCGCGTGCGGCGGAGCCGGTGAAAAACCCGTATACCGGGGAAGTGATCGGCGAACAGCAGCTGGCGACGCCGGAAGATGTGGACAGGGCGCTCGCCTGTGCGTTTGAAGCAAAAAAAGAGATCGCGAGAATTCCGTCCTATGAGCGAGCGCGCATCTTAAAAAGGGCGTCGATGCTGCTGGAGGAGCGGAAAGAAACGTTTGCCCGCTGGATTTCGGAAGAGCTTGGAAAGCCGCTGAAAAACACGTTGGATGAAGTGTCCCGCTCCATTGAAACGCTTGAGCAGTCAGCTGAAGAAGCGAAGCGTCTGTTTGGGGAAACGATCCCGGGCGACGCCTCGGCGCGCGGGACGAAAGCGGTGGCAGTGACGTTTCGCGTGCCGGTCGGCGTCGTGGCGGCGATTACGCCGTTCAACGCTCCGCTCAATTTGATTTGCCATAAAGTCGGACCCGCGTTTGCGGCGGGCAACGCCGTTGTGTTGAAACCGGCGCCGCAGACGCCGCTCATTGCGGCAGAGCTGTTGAAGCTGCTGCTGGAGGCCGGTCTTCCGCCGCGCGCCATCAACATGGTGCTTGGCGGCGCCGAGGTCGGGCAGCAAATCGTCAAAGACGACCGCGTCAACGTCATTTCATTTACTGGCGGCGTCGTGGCGAGCCGCAACATTTGCGCGTTGGCCGGCATGAAAAAAGTGCTGCTGGAGCTTGGCGGCAATGCGGCGACGATCGTCCATGAAGACGCCGATTTGAAACGGGCGGCCGCCCTGTGCGCGAAAACCGGCTACAGCAACTCCGGGCAAAGCTGCATTTCCGTTCAGCGCATTTACGTGCATGAGTCGGTCGTTGGACCGTTCACCGAGTTGCTCAAACAGGAAGTGGAAGCGTTGAAAGTCGGCGACCCGCTCTTGCCCGATACGGATGTCGGCTGCATGGTCGATGAGCGGGCGGCGGATCGGGTGATGAGTTGGATTGATGAAGCCATCGCATCCGGCGCGACGCTGGTGTGCGGCGGAAAACGGCGCGGGGCGACGGTGGAGCCGACGGTGCTCTTCAACCCGCCGAAGCGAAGCAAAGTCGTTTGTGAAGAAGTGTTCGGCCCGGTCGTCAGCGTCATCCCGTACCGGACGATTGACGAAGCGATCGCCGAGACGAACGATTCCGCCTTTGGCCTGCAAGCCGGGCTGTTTACGAACCGGATGGACATCGTCTATCAAGTGGCGGAGGCGCTTGAGGTCGGTGGAGTTGTCATTAACGGCACCTCGAATTTCCGGTTGGATCATTGGCCGTACGGCGGTGTGAAAAACAGCGGCATCGGCCGTGAAGGTCCGCGGTATGCGATTGAGGAAATGACGGAAATGAAGATGATTGTATGGCAGTTTCCACAGTGA
- a CDS encoding citryl-CoA lyase, whose product MKQRSALDMYADGGAWWETSISDVRKNEILIRGYPIEELIGNVSYTQMLYLLLCGEILSEKKAKLWESVLVAGADHGPRAPSIAAARMAATCGISFNSCVATGINVLGDVHGGAVEKAMALFYETNEQIEIRGGEGAMADVIGERFEQFRREGRKLPGFGHQLHDDDPRVRRLYALAGELVEEGEISGRYLAIAEAYRSHLEKTKGKRMTMNIDGVAAAIQCELGVPAAAAKGVFALSRGMGIVAHAFEEWQNGVLIKGPCPNRDDLVRYTGPAKRHLEK is encoded by the coding sequence ATGAAGCAGCGAAGTGCGCTCGATATGTACGCCGATGGAGGGGCGTGGTGGGAGACGTCGATCAGCGACGTCCGCAAAAATGAAATTCTCATTCGCGGATATCCGATTGAGGAATTAATCGGCAATGTGTCGTACACACAAATGTTGTACCTCTTATTATGCGGGGAGATATTGAGCGAGAAAAAGGCGAAGTTATGGGAAAGCGTCCTTGTCGCCGGGGCGGATCACGGCCCGCGCGCCCCGTCGATTGCGGCGGCCCGCATGGCGGCGACATGCGGCATTTCGTTCAACTCGTGTGTGGCGACGGGCATCAACGTGCTTGGTGATGTGCACGGGGGAGCGGTGGAGAAGGCGATGGCGCTGTTTTACGAGACAAATGAGCAAATCGAAATCCGCGGCGGGGAAGGTGCGATGGCCGATGTGATCGGCGAGCGGTTTGAACAGTTTCGCCGTGAAGGGCGGAAGCTGCCGGGATTTGGCCATCAGCTTCATGATGACGACCCGCGCGTCAGACGGCTGTATGCATTGGCGGGCGAACTCGTGGAAGAAGGGGAGATCAGCGGGCGGTATTTAGCGATCGCCGAAGCGTATCGTTCCCATTTGGAGAAGACGAAAGGGAAGCGGATGACGATGAACATCGACGGGGTGGCGGCGGCGATCCAGTGCGAGCTCGGCGTGCCGGCGGCGGCGGCGAAAGGTGTGTTCGCTCTGTCGCGCGGGATGGGCATTGTCGCCCATGCGTTTGAAGAGTGGCAAAACGGCGTGCTGATCAAAGGACCGTGCCCGAACCGCGATGATTTAGTCCGCTATACCGGACCAGCCAAACGTCATTTGGAAAAGTAG
- a CDS encoding sugar phosphate isomerase/epimerase family protein, producing the protein MARTFSLAHLTVLGCPPPEMAHIAARAGYDYVSFRIIYMGLPGEPNYALAENPQLLRETKAALRDTGVKLLDIELARIDADIDPKRYESALEVAAELGGRHVLSSIWTTDRSVYIERFAELCELAKPYGLTVDLEYVPIAAVTNLAGVIDVLKTVKKDNAGVMIDLHHFHRAGDSPEALEAVPREWFHFLHLCDAPGEIPASKEEMTRILREERLYVGEGGIDIAGIVRRIPEVPCSIELPNIKRVKELGYEEHARRCLQSAKDYFARHIATQSDRSA; encoded by the coding sequence ATGGCGAGAACCTTTTCATTGGCCCATTTGACGGTGCTCGGCTGCCCGCCGCCGGAGATGGCGCATATCGCTGCCCGGGCAGGGTATGATTACGTCAGTTTCCGGATCATCTACATGGGGCTTCCGGGCGAGCCGAACTATGCGTTGGCGGAAAATCCGCAGCTGTTGCGTGAGACGAAAGCGGCGTTGCGGGACACCGGCGTCAAGCTGCTCGACATCGAACTGGCCCGCATTGATGCTGATATTGACCCGAAACGATACGAATCGGCCTTGGAAGTGGCGGCTGAACTGGGCGGCCGCCACGTCTTAAGCAGCATTTGGACGACCGACCGCAGTGTTTACATCGAGCGATTTGCCGAGCTGTGTGAACTGGCGAAGCCATATGGGCTGACCGTTGATCTGGAATACGTGCCGATTGCGGCAGTGACGAATTTGGCCGGAGTCATCGATGTGTTAAAGACGGTAAAGAAAGACAATGCTGGCGTTATGATTGATTTGCACCATTTCCACCGCGCCGGTGATTCGCCGGAAGCGTTGGAGGCCGTGCCGCGGGAGTGGTTCCATTTTCTCCATCTTTGCGACGCGCCGGGCGAAATTCCGGCGTCAAAAGAAGAGATGACGAGAATTCTCCGCGAAGAGCGGCTGTATGTCGGCGAAGGCGGGATCGACATTGCCGGCATTGTCCGCCGCATTCCAGAAGTTCCTTGCTCGATTGAGCTGCCGAACATCAAGCGTGTCAAGGAGCTCGGCTACGAAGAACATGCGCGCCGCTGCCTGCAGTCGGCGAAAGACTATTTTGCCCGCCATATTGCAACGCAAAGCGATCGATCGGCGTGA
- a CDS encoding zinc-dependent alcohol dehydrogenase — translation MLALYVAKPNELELRRLETVRSPQGDEVKIKLIYGGICGSDLGVLKGKLPHANYPVRAGHELVGVIIEKGEQAAYDIGTRVVVLPNTYCGACDLCQKGLTNICRHKQSLGINTDGGFSQEFVISSKYVLPVPDDLSDEKAVLVEPFAVVVHALSKARIEPTMRVAVIGCGNEGMMAAVLARHFGADVTAVDVNPLKLETVKAMADIRTLAPAALSGETFDVVIEAAGTREAVEQAVELVAPGGHLVLIGFANEATFPVVRLVRNEVTVHGSIIYRFPDDYLQAIHYLRTMPHPIERVISRIFPVRDYQRAYELASSGNAGKVVLRFKEEEER, via the coding sequence ATGTTAGCGCTTTATGTGGCAAAGCCAAATGAATTAGAACTGCGGCGCCTCGAGACCGTCCGTTCTCCTCAAGGGGATGAGGTGAAGATCAAGCTCATCTATGGCGGAATTTGTGGGTCGGATCTTGGGGTGTTGAAAGGAAAACTTCCGCACGCGAACTATCCCGTTCGCGCTGGGCATGAGCTCGTCGGCGTCATCATTGAGAAGGGCGAACAAGCCGCCTACGACATCGGGACGCGGGTCGTTGTGCTGCCGAACACGTATTGCGGCGCGTGCGACTTGTGCCAAAAAGGGTTGACGAACATCTGCCGCCATAAACAATCGCTTGGCATCAACACGGACGGCGGGTTTTCGCAGGAATTCGTCATCTCATCCAAGTACGTGCTTCCTGTTCCGGATGATCTCTCGGATGAAAAGGCGGTGCTCGTCGAACCGTTCGCCGTTGTCGTGCATGCCTTGAGCAAAGCGCGGATCGAACCCACCATGCGCGTAGCGGTGATCGGATGTGGCAATGAAGGGATGATGGCGGCCGTCCTCGCCCGCCATTTCGGAGCGGATGTGACGGCGGTCGATGTGAATCCGTTGAAGCTTGAGACGGTGAAAGCGATGGCCGACATCCGTACGCTTGCGCCCGCTGCACTTTCGGGGGAAACGTTCGATGTCGTGATCGAGGCGGCGGGAACGCGTGAGGCAGTGGAGCAGGCGGTCGAGCTTGTCGCCCCAGGTGGTCACCTTGTGTTGATCGGTTTCGCGAATGAAGCGACGTTTCCGGTCGTGCGCCTCGTTCGCAATGAAGTGACTGTGCATGGCTCGATCATCTATCGCTTCCCGGATGACTATTTGCAAGCGATTCATTATTTGCGGACGATGCCGCATCCGATCGAACGGGTCATTTCCCGCATTTTTCCGGTCCGCGACTATCAGCGGGCGTATGAGTTGGCGTCATCCGGCAATGCGGGCAAAGTCGTGTTACGTTTCAAGGAGGAGGAAGAGCGATGA
- a CDS encoding thiamine pyrophosphate-binding protein: MKKPVAEQLVRYLEDRGVTHIFGLCGHTNIAVLAALEHSSIKFVNVRHEQIAAHMADGYARAKKETAVVLCHVGPGLTNAATGVANAALDSIPMVVIAGDVPSHYYGKHPHQEINLHADASQYEIYRPFVKRAWRVDRPDLFPEILEKAFQLAENGRPGPVLVSVPMDIFSKEVDVALFEKQKRHTKTLHKPSIDDETAKRIIEKLMQAERPLVYVGGGIMLADAAEELKTFVEHFDLPVAHTLMGKGALPDDHPLTLGMSGFWGTKFVNDMCRNADVILALGTRFSEADCSSWEPEYTFNIPETKLIHIDIDPNEIGRNYPTELGIVADVKQALTVLNRVAKQTVPQGRTDEALKERIANYKEEFRRQNAPHIQDDSYPMRPERILHEVREVLPKDAIITTDVGWNKNGVGQQFPAYGAGTILTPGGYATMGFGAPAALGAKIACPDRVVVSLVGDGGFGQNPAVLATAAEENIAVVWVIMNNYAFGTIAGLEKAHFGTTHGTVFQKDGKPYSPDYAAIAQAYGVEGVKIRSAEEFKPALERAIQANKPFVIDVEMINVPTPTSGHWNIMDIYSPGKRVHHVAVER, encoded by the coding sequence ATGAAAAAACCAGTAGCCGAACAGTTGGTCCGGTATTTGGAAGACCGCGGTGTTACGCATATTTTTGGGCTTTGCGGCCATACGAACATCGCAGTGTTGGCGGCTTTGGAGCATAGTTCAATCAAGTTCGTCAACGTCCGCCACGAACAAATTGCCGCTCATATGGCCGACGGCTATGCGCGGGCGAAAAAGGAAACGGCTGTCGTCCTCTGCCACGTTGGCCCAGGGCTGACGAATGCGGCGACCGGGGTGGCGAACGCAGCGCTTGATTCCATTCCGATGGTCGTCATCGCCGGAGATGTGCCGAGCCATTATTACGGGAAGCATCCGCACCAGGAGATCAACTTGCACGCCGATGCGTCGCAATATGAAATTTACCGCCCGTTTGTGAAGCGGGCATGGCGGGTCGACCGGCCGGATTTGTTCCCGGAAATTTTGGAAAAAGCGTTCCAGTTGGCGGAGAACGGCCGCCCGGGGCCGGTGCTTGTCTCTGTGCCGATGGACATTTTCTCCAAAGAAGTGGATGTAGCGCTGTTTGAAAAGCAAAAGCGGCATACGAAAACGTTGCACAAACCGTCGATTGACGATGAAACGGCGAAACGGATCATTGAGAAGCTGATGCAGGCGGAACGCCCGCTTGTGTACGTCGGCGGCGGCATTATGCTGGCGGATGCGGCGGAAGAATTGAAAACGTTTGTCGAACATTTCGATCTCCCCGTTGCGCACACGCTGATGGGCAAAGGGGCGCTGCCGGATGACCATCCGCTGACGCTGGGCATGAGCGGGTTTTGGGGGACGAAATTCGTCAATGACATGTGCCGCAACGCGGATGTTATTTTGGCATTGGGAACGAGATTTTCCGAAGCTGATTGCAGCTCATGGGAGCCGGAGTATACGTTCAACATTCCGGAAACGAAGCTCATTCATATTGACATCGACCCGAACGAAATCGGGCGCAACTATCCAACGGAACTCGGCATCGTCGCCGATGTCAAGCAAGCGCTTACCGTGTTGAACCGCGTGGCGAAACAAACCGTGCCGCAAGGGCGGACGGACGAGGCGCTGAAAGAACGCATCGCTAACTATAAAGAGGAATTCCGGCGGCAAAATGCGCCGCACATTCAAGACGACAGCTATCCGATGCGTCCAGAACGCATTTTGCATGAGGTGCGGGAAGTACTGCCGAAAGATGCCATCATCACGACCGATGTCGGCTGGAACAAAAACGGGGTCGGCCAACAGTTTCCCGCGTATGGCGCAGGGACGATTTTAACGCCAGGCGGTTATGCGACGATGGGCTTTGGCGCTCCGGCCGCACTTGGAGCGAAAATCGCCTGCCCGGATCGCGTCGTCGTGTCGCTCGTTGGAGATGGTGGATTTGGCCAAAATCCGGCGGTGTTGGCGACAGCGGCTGAGGAAAATATCGCCGTTGTTTGGGTCATTATGAACAACTACGCTTTTGGCACGATCGCCGGGCTCGAGAAAGCGCATTTTGGCACGACGCACGGGACGGTTTTCCAAAAGGACGGTAAGCCGTATTCGCCGGATTATGCAGCCATTGCCCAGGCATACGGCGTTGAAGGGGTGAAAATTCGCTCGGCGGAAGAGTTTAAACCGGCGCTCGAACGGGCCATTCAGGCGAACAAACCGTTTGTCATCGATGTAGAAATGATCAACGTCCCGACGCCGACGTCCGGCCACTGGAATATTATGGACATCTATTCCCCAGGCAAACGTGTTCACCATGTGGCCGTAGAGCGGTAA